Proteins encoded by one window of Blautia argi:
- a CDS encoding family 43 glycosylhydrolase: MKKRKCFKKTMAGISAIAMGTTALFPTVPVTAAEFSDEALEVAEPELNYDTVVGNDYVLYTVNCGTSDSSVIPNPESERMGLLQSKVDQEYGEDTETGMYWGCNPATEYSQAVGHADDATDIGNSFIYMSDSVQFDKYKSSLGYSFQVPEEPIEGLEANTYEVTVAFKHYWDNRTMNILLEDQTVATDVAVNYGAWVSKTFTVEVTDGELNVDIKAPRRTDSKQDPLLNYIKVRAVEEEQKEIPSYSSFTGVAGETMYDTNGNPIQAHGGQIQKLTVGGEAKYYWIGEDKTNDYRPVGGIHVYSSSDLYNWDDEGIVLQTMEDPEQFETDPYFQELYGDLSQEEKEAIFVDLDKNNAVMERPKMLYNEKNDNYVIWFHADGRTPDSDADYGKAKAGVAVSDSPTGPFKLLGSSKLHHAGDNYGYDGEENKGSVRDMNVFKDDDGTAYIMYSSEGNETMYVAKLNEDYTGLSAEPGEAVEGVDFTRNFAKSSREAPAMFKYKDKYYMITSGCTGWSPNQAKYAVADSPLGPWIDMGDPCTDEGSQTTYDTQSTCVFPVDAENGKYIYMGDRWNAGDLSESRYVWLPVEFQPDNKIALRRYENWTLEDLEGKGSFEVITELPTVASSVADIEQQLPKEITISYGTGEELTPVSWSVEAYDESKMGTVTVTGNLTEKGNSFRHQMYIVRPDTKYFFDCGTEESQYFDTVKEQLGENLLNHVSDQKYSQGEKAGYTGTTETEAPDNFDIGLHAGGNELENGWWAASGKNIEYTFALNPGTYTVSTGFQEWWNATRDMKITVKCGETVLTEKDFTLRGSDKDVQINQNFEMTETGMVTVTVSKRGSSDPVLSWIGITGEETEKPSEDENRTSLDLAVQMAEKLEAEQKENHCYTEESWAEVQKTLDKAREVLKNEKASQEEIDKAFLDLITACNLLENGVQKVGLKAAIDGAKAILDNEEALSQYTQESVEAVKAALAEAEKIFAEESANQETVNAAAGKLMDAVTRLLVQKEDSRLDILIQKAEELLEKKDQYTAPSVEKLEAALQEAKDTAANSQATEEEQKQAYNNLAQAMAGLVRKAEKSELKNALDKAKEILENADSYVEDTIANLQEAVNAAQTVYDKEDASTSEVGEAVKNLVNEILKARLLGDVDFNGVVDSADSARILKAAAEYEALTEEEKKAADVNRDGASDSSDASEILKYAAEKIGKF; the protein is encoded by the coding sequence ATGAAAAAAAGAAAGTGTTTTAAAAAGACTATGGCAGGAATTTCAGCAATTGCCATGGGAACAACAGCGTTGTTTCCAACCGTACCGGTAACAGCAGCAGAGTTTTCCGATGAGGCTTTGGAAGTAGCGGAACCGGAACTTAATTATGATACCGTAGTCGGCAATGATTATGTTTTGTATACCGTAAACTGTGGAACTTCAGATTCATCTGTGATTCCCAATCCGGAAAGCGAGCGTATGGGGCTTTTGCAGTCCAAGGTAGACCAGGAATACGGAGAGGATACAGAAACCGGAATGTATTGGGGCTGCAATCCTGCGACGGAATATTCTCAGGCTGTGGGGCATGCAGATGATGCTACAGATATCGGAAACAGTTTTATTTATATGTCAGACAGTGTACAGTTTGATAAATATAAAAGTTCTCTGGGGTATTCTTTCCAGGTACCGGAAGAACCCATTGAAGGTCTGGAGGCAAATACCTATGAAGTAACCGTGGCGTTTAAGCATTACTGGGACAACCGTACCATGAATATTCTGCTGGAAGACCAGACTGTAGCTACAGATGTGGCAGTGAATTATGGAGCTTGGGTGAGTAAGACCTTTACGGTAGAGGTTACAGACGGAGAGCTAAATGTAGATATTAAGGCGCCCAGAAGAACAGACAGTAAGCAGGATCCACTTTTGAATTACATTAAGGTAAGAGCGGTAGAGGAAGAACAGAAGGAAATTCCTTCCTACAGTTCCTTTACAGGTGTTGCAGGGGAAACCATGTATGACACAAACGGAAATCCGATTCAGGCTCATGGCGGTCAGATTCAGAAACTAACTGTAGGAGGAGAAGCAAAATATTACTGGATTGGAGAGGACAAGACCAATGATTACCGTCCGGTTGGAGGCATTCATGTATATAGTTCTTCTGATTTATACAACTGGGACGATGAGGGAATTGTGCTTCAGACCATGGAAGACCCGGAACAGTTTGAAACAGATCCTTATTTCCAAGAGTTGTATGGAGATTTGTCCCAGGAAGAGAAGGAGGCAATTTTTGTAGACCTGGATAAGAATAATGCGGTTATGGAGCGGCCGAAAATGCTCTATAATGAAAAAAATGATAACTATGTTATCTGGTTCCACGCAGACGGTCGTACACCGGACAGTGATGCAGATTACGGAAAAGCCAAGGCAGGAGTTGCGGTCAGCGACAGTCCTACAGGACCGTTTAAGCTGTTGGGAAGTTCCAAGCTGCATCACGCAGGAGATAATTATGGTTATGACGGAGAGGAAAATAAAGGCTCTGTCAGAGATATGAATGTGTTTAAAGATGATGATGGAACTGCTTATATCATGTATTCCTCCGAAGGCAATGAAACCATGTATGTGGCAAAATTAAATGAAGATTATACAGGGCTTTCAGCTGAACCGGGAGAAGCCGTGGAAGGTGTAGACTTTACAAGAAACTTTGCCAAATCTTCCAGAGAGGCTCCCGCAATGTTCAAGTATAAGGATAAGTATTATATGATTACTTCCGGCTGTACAGGCTGGAGTCCGAATCAGGCAAAATATGCAGTAGCAGACAGTCCTCTGGGACCATGGATCGATATGGGGGACCCTTGTACAGATGAGGGCAGTCAGACAACTTATGATACACAGAGTACCTGTGTTTTTCCGGTCGATGCGGAAAATGGAAAATACATTTACATGGGTGACAGATGGAATGCAGGAGATTTAAGTGAATCCAGGTACGTATGGCTTCCGGTAGAATTTCAGCCGGACAATAAAATTGCCCTCAGAAGATATGAAAACTGGACACTGGAGGACCTGGAAGGCAAAGGAAGCTTTGAGGTTATCACAGAACTTCCAACAGTCGCTTCTTCTGTAGCAGATATTGAGCAGCAGCTTCCTAAGGAAATCACAATTTCTTATGGAACAGGAGAGGAACTTACCCCTGTTTCCTGGAGTGTAGAAGCCTATGACGAGAGTAAAATGGGAACAGTAACAGTAACCGGAAACCTTACGGAAAAAGGAAACAGCTTCCGACATCAGATGTATATTGTCCGTCCTGATACCAAATATTTCTTTGACTGTGGTACAGAGGAATCCCAATATTTTGATACAGTAAAAGAACAGTTAGGCGAGAATCTGCTCAACCATGTTTCAGACCAGAAGTATAGCCAGGGAGAAAAAGCCGGATATACAGGAACTACAGAAACAGAAGCGCCGGATAATTTTGACATAGGATTACACGCTGGCGGCAATGAACTGGAAAACGGCTGGTGGGCAGCAAGCGGCAAAAATATCGAATATACCTTTGCGTTAAATCCGGGTACTTATACAGTGTCAACAGGCTTCCAGGAATGGTGGAATGCCACAAGAGATATGAAGATTACCGTTAAGTGCGGCGAAACAGTCCTGACAGAGAAGGATTTTACTTTGCGGGGAAGTGACAAGGACGTACAGATTAATCAGAACTTTGAAATGACAGAAACGGGAATGGTAACAGTCACTGTAAGTAAGAGAGGAAGCTCTGATCCGGTATTGAGCTGGATTGGAATCACAGGGGAAGAAACAGAGAAGCCATCAGAGGACGAGAACAGGACAAGCTTGGACCTGGCGGTGCAGATGGCAGAAAAGCTGGAAGCAGAGCAAAAAGAAAATCACTGTTATACAGAAGAGTCCTGGGCAGAAGTACAGAAGACGCTGGACAAAGCCAGAGAAGTGCTGAAAAATGAGAAAGCTTCTCAGGAAGAAATAGATAAAGCATTTTTGGATTTGATTACAGCCTGCAACCTTTTGGAAAATGGCGTGCAGAAAGTGGGACTAAAGGCGGCTATAGACGGAGCAAAAGCGATTCTGGACAATGAAGAAGCTTTATCCCAGTATACACAGGAAAGTGTGGAAGCAGTAAAAGCAGCTCTTGCAGAGGCAGAAAAGATATTTGCAGAAGAAAGTGCGAACCAGGAAACAGTAAATGCAGCAGCAGGAAAACTTATGGACGCAGTGACAAGACTTCTGGTGCAGAAAGAAGACAGCAGACTGGATATTTTAATTCAGAAGGCAGAAGAACTGCTTGAAAAGAAAGATCAGTATACAGCCCCCAGCGTAGAAAAACTGGAAGCGGCTTTACAGGAGGCAAAAGATACAGCGGCAAACAGCCAGGCTACAGAAGAAGAACAAAAACAGGCGTATAACAATCTGGCACAGGCCATGGCAGGACTGGTGCGTAAGGCAGAGAAATCAGAATTGAAAAATGCATTGGACAAGGCAAAAGAGATTCTGGAAAATGCGGATAGTTATGTAGAAGATACCATTGCGAATCTGCAGGAAGCCGTTAATGCGGCACAGACGGTTTATGACAAAGAAGATGCCAGCACGTCAGAGGTAGGAGAAGCAGTAAAAAATCTGGTCAACGAGATTTTAAAGGCAAGATTATTAGGCGATGTGGACTTTAACGGTGTTGTGGACAGCGCAGACTCTGCAAGAATATTAAAAGCTGCCGCAGAATATGAGGCACTGACAGAAGAAGAGAAAAAAGCGGCAGATGTAAACCGTGACGGTGCTTCAGACAGCAGCGACGCTTCTGAAATTTTAAAATATGCAGCAGAAAAAATAGGAAAGTTTTAG
- a CDS encoding cache domain-containing sensor histidine kinase, with translation MRRSLHFDSMVVRILVTVLSGIFIAILLVTAIIINVSEKIFVDTYGKSQEQVFQRIENELNGFHEDLMKMTDAINSSWYLKMYLQNQIENPSLEFQIAYKAKEDMDRAIPSEKNNFSVLALSKEGKSYVSKAERITIPVEEILASKAVKAAMEKPESVSYVFLEQGYTSTTKKSPTIMMVRALKSPGNKEAYGVTLVSMKEEELSRYYEYFTSENAEFYLVNKQGIIISSSEKEKLNAKLEETDSPMHTVLKKELPYYQLEAYGIINNEKALGDLYDVPQLWIVCLGIMLTAAVVIVILVKQTTSPLSKVIKQMSNAKKVRFDEHMKLGGTWEVKELEITYNSMIDDLNRYIEELMAIQKEKRKAEISALQMQINPHYIYNTLASIKWLIFQGETEKSVKTIDAFIALLRNTISNTDEYITVEQEIENLKNYVLINNTRYGDKVQVEYFVTFGCEEYKIPKMLLQPFVENAFFHAFPCERQGNIQILVRKTGKNLQIQVADDGVGMKQDRLAGLMDKDSKKEHFSGIGINNVDDRLRLIYGEKYGIQIESEENRGTTITLLIPLEE, from the coding sequence ATGAGGAGAAGTCTTCATTTTGACAGCATGGTTGTAAGAATCCTGGTTACGGTTTTGTCCGGTATCTTTATTGCTATTTTGCTGGTTACGGCAATTATTATCAATGTTTCAGAAAAAATTTTTGTAGATACCTACGGTAAGTCCCAGGAGCAGGTGTTTCAGAGAATTGAAAATGAGTTGAACGGCTTTCACGAGGATCTGATGAAAATGACAGATGCTATAAATTCCAGTTGGTATCTGAAAATGTACCTGCAGAATCAGATTGAGAATCCAAGTTTGGAATTTCAGATCGCATATAAGGCAAAAGAGGATATGGATCGGGCGATTCCCTCTGAAAAGAACAATTTCAGTGTTCTGGCATTAAGCAAAGAGGGAAAAAGCTATGTAAGCAAAGCAGAAAGGATTACAATACCTGTTGAGGAGATTCTGGCTTCAAAAGCTGTAAAAGCGGCTATGGAAAAACCGGAAAGTGTTTCCTATGTGTTTTTGGAGCAGGGCTATACTTCTACGACAAAGAAAAGTCCTACCATTATGATGGTAAGAGCCTTAAAGTCCCCTGGTAATAAGGAGGCGTATGGGGTTACCCTGGTAAGTATGAAGGAAGAAGAGCTTTCCCGCTATTATGAATATTTTACCTCTGAAAACGCGGAGTTTTATCTTGTAAATAAACAGGGGATTATTATCTCCTCTTCAGAAAAGGAAAAGCTGAATGCAAAACTGGAGGAAACGGATTCTCCCATGCATACGGTTTTGAAAAAAGAGCTTCCCTATTATCAGCTTGAAGCTTATGGAATTATTAACAATGAAAAAGCATTAGGGGATTTATACGATGTTCCCCAGCTTTGGATTGTGTGTCTGGGAATCATGCTGACCGCTGCAGTGGTGATTGTGATTCTGGTAAAACAGACGACAAGCCCTCTTTCAAAGGTGATTAAGCAGATGTCCAATGCCAAAAAGGTCAGGTTTGACGAGCATATGAAACTGGGCGGCACCTGGGAAGTGAAAGAGTTGGAGATTACTTATAACAGTATGATAGATGACCTGAACCGGTATATCGAAGAGCTTATGGCCATACAAAAGGAAAAGAGAAAGGCAGAGATATCCGCTCTTCAGATGCAGATTAATCCCCACTATATCTACAATACTCTGGCAAGCATTAAGTGGCTGATATTCCAGGGGGAAACAGAAAAATCAGTAAAGACCATAGATGCGTTTATTGCACTGCTCAGAAATACCATCAGTAATACAGATGAATATATTACCGTGGAGCAGGAAATTGAGAATCTGAAAAACTATGTTTTGATTAATAATACCCGGTATGGGGATAAGGTGCAGGTAGAGTATTTCGTTACTTTTGGGTGTGAGGAATATAAGATTCCCAAAATGCTTTTACAGCCTTTTGTAGAAAATGCGTTTTTCCACGCGTTTCCCTGTGAAAGACAGGGGAATATACAGATTCTGGTACGCAAAACCGGCAAAAATCTGCAGATTCAGGTAGCAGATGACGGAGTTGGTATGAAGCAGGACAGGCTGGCAGGTCTTATGGACAAGGATTCTAAAAAAGAGCATTTCAGCGGCATTGGCATTAATAATGTAGATGACAGGCTAAGGCTGATTTATGGGGAAAAATATGGAATCCAGATAGAAAGTGAAGAAAATAGAGGAACCACCATTACGCTGCTGATTCCTCTGGAGGAATAA
- a CDS encoding GatB/YqeY domain-containing protein, protein MSKIDEVRKAMVAAMKAGDKERKESLSMLLSALKNKAIDKREDLTEAEENEVVLKEIKQTKETLELTPADRTDMIEECTKRIAVYEEFAPKMLNEEEIKEVIQGVLAELEITAPTGKEKGKIMKVLMPKVKGIADGKLVNQVLASMME, encoded by the coding sequence ATGAGCAAAATTGATGAAGTCAGAAAAGCTATGGTCGCTGCCATGAAAGCAGGTGATAAAGAACGAAAAGAATCCCTGTCTATGCTGCTTTCCGCATTGAAAAATAAAGCCATTGACAAACGGGAGGATTTAACAGAAGCAGAAGAAAACGAGGTTGTCTTAAAGGAAATTAAGCAAACAAAAGAAACTCTGGAACTGACACCTGCAGACAGAACCGATATGATAGAAGAATGTACCAAACGAATCGCTGTATATGAAGAATTTGCTCCCAAGATGTTAAATGAAGAGGAAATCAAAGAGGTGATTCAGGGCGTACTGGCAGAACTGGAAATCACAGCTCCAACCGGAAAAGAAAAAGGAAAAATCATGAAAGTGCTGATGCCTAAGGTGAAAGGCATTGCGGACGGCAAGCTGGTGAATCAGGTGCTGGCTTCTATGATGGAGTAA
- a CDS encoding glycoside hydrolase — protein MKKRKVYKKITAGVSVLVMGSSAMLSAMAVPVMAEGNDVSYGEISVNPGIHYQTLEGWGTSLCWWGNVIGSWGDADWNGNGRPDREEIAELAFSPEYLNLNIVRYNVGGGDKEDTSIKRIEGIVPGWTEDMTGTKDGSQAFDAEAFYSKSTEEMSDAGQLWILEAANQYRYDYAQETGQKNDIINKVFSNSPPYYMTKSGTSTGGYSDDLNNLKEDCYDDFALYMARAAKWIDEDLKNKFGVGVSYIEPLNEPDTNYWQAGSTKQEGCIFNTGELQSWAYREMQNALNAEEFGGSLGDVKLTGTDETALWNAIQSFDRLDEDVKENMETISAHTYSGNNAERRQLHNLAESYDKGLWMSEVTKGGGSHYEGCHESMEAANTRSQSEGIMADLKYMKPTAWIAWLIADSEYECLQTNSNWGLLHTVFEKDGQPVPDYHTNLVDENGNRKDGVPGEGYWAVTKQFYTMMQYSKYLKAGYTMVDVGDENMCAAVSPSGDELVLVAQNFDGERQTTLDLGLLPGAETAEVYRTSDTESCELVETQDVTDKVLDVTLPQNSVSTYVIRANDGSAVCDVENYSEIVEADTATPEVDWVSDVNKFTYEGSWGESAEDFGNGKYTTEENGAVTFTFEGNQAMIYGSKAPEGAMVDVSVDNGACQQLSLEAEEKTGNTLLYNTGNLGEGTHTLTISKSEGQGDKLVEISSGRIVTGELEERIESVEPISALYTVDGVQPKLPDRVYTVTNMGNRIEKEVEWDLAGEDFTHSTTLTGSIEGTSVRASVRVQVVPETVQYFIDCNSPDSPVYEETESYADLKNKAPDQKYQEGSWGYLEEYGAYNGDKEDNYDTGWYAKAGQSIEYKIPLEAGNYRINMGFKEWWNQDRPMKVSVTMGETTQELGAANTWKDGNPWSEETYEFTCDADGEVTFTVAPDKGPDPVLSYIRVQRIFDTQQLKEQLAKVADLDRSQYEENALEALDTLTDAAREFLYKGSTSQEDIDTACTEIEKVLQELEGEDNPSDTADCTGLKLAVQMAEKLEQEQKENNCYTEESWKRVEEALDIARALLENQEAAQEEIDQAFLELLTACNLLEGEVQRIGLQAAVEGAKAILADTEALSQYTTESVDAVKAALTEAEKVLQEESADQETVNAATRRLMDAVTALMLKGENTRLDILIQKAEELLKNKEQYTSSSVKELENALEAAKKTAQDQQASDEAINRSYQRLAEAMAGLVRKAEKSELKNALDKAEEILKNADCYVEDSIAGLQEAVDIAKAVYDREESSTSEVGEAVKTLVEEILKARLLGDVDANGVIDSSDSAMVLKAAAEYQEFTEEEEKAADVNRNGTSDTSDAAKILQYAAEKIEKF, from the coding sequence ATGAAAAAAAGAAAAGTGTATAAAAAGATAACTGCAGGTGTGTCTGTACTTGTTATGGGCAGTTCTGCAATGCTTTCAGCCATGGCGGTTCCCGTCATGGCTGAGGGTAACGATGTTTCCTATGGAGAAATTTCTGTAAATCCGGGCATTCATTATCAGACTCTGGAAGGCTGGGGAACATCTCTTTGCTGGTGGGGAAATGTGATTGGTTCCTGGGGAGATGCAGACTGGAACGGAAATGGCAGACCCGACAGAGAGGAGATCGCAGAATTGGCATTTTCACCGGAATATCTGAACCTGAATATTGTGCGCTATAATGTGGGTGGAGGGGACAAGGAGGATACCTCCATAAAGAGGATAGAAGGAATCGTACCGGGTTGGACAGAGGACATGACAGGAACAAAGGACGGCAGTCAGGCATTTGATGCAGAAGCTTTCTATAGCAAAAGTACAGAAGAAATGAGCGATGCAGGACAGCTTTGGATACTGGAAGCTGCCAATCAGTATCGATATGATTATGCACAGGAAACAGGTCAGAAAAATGATATCATTAATAAGGTGTTTTCCAATTCGCCGCCTTATTATATGACAAAGTCCGGTACCTCTACCGGGGGCTACAGCGATGATTTGAATAATCTGAAAGAGGACTGTTACGATGATTTTGCACTGTATATGGCACGGGCTGCGAAATGGATCGACGAAGATTTGAAGAATAAATTTGGTGTTGGAGTATCTTATATCGAGCCATTAAATGAGCCGGACACAAATTACTGGCAGGCAGGAAGTACAAAGCAGGAAGGCTGTATTTTCAATACGGGAGAACTGCAGTCATGGGCTTACCGGGAAATGCAGAATGCCCTTAACGCGGAAGAGTTTGGAGGCAGCCTGGGAGATGTAAAGCTTACCGGAACCGATGAAACCGCTCTTTGGAATGCGATACAATCCTTTGACCGTCTGGACGAAGATGTGAAGGAAAATATGGAAACCATAAGCGCGCATACCTACAGCGGAAATAATGCAGAAAGACGGCAACTTCACAATCTGGCAGAAAGCTATGATAAAGGGCTTTGGATGTCAGAAGTGACAAAAGGAGGCGGAAGTCATTACGAGGGTTGTCATGAATCCATGGAAGCAGCAAATACACGCTCTCAGAGTGAGGGGATTATGGCGGATTTGAAATATATGAAGCCTACGGCATGGATTGCGTGGTTGATTGCAGATAGTGAATATGAGTGTCTGCAGACAAATTCCAACTGGGGACTGCTTCATACAGTCTTTGAAAAAGACGGACAGCCGGTGCCGGATTATCACACCAATCTGGTAGATGAAAACGGAAACAGAAAGGACGGTGTGCCGGGAGAAGGATACTGGGCAGTTACAAAGCAATTCTACACCATGATGCAGTATAGTAAATATTTAAAAGCCGGATATACCATGGTTGATGTGGGCGACGAAAACATGTGTGCTGCAGTTTCGCCTTCCGGTGATGAACTGGTTCTTGTTGCACAGAACTTTGACGGGGAAAGACAGACGACTTTAGATCTTGGTCTGCTTCCGGGAGCAGAAACCGCGGAAGTTTATCGAACCTCAGATACGGAGAGTTGTGAACTGGTAGAAACACAGGACGTCACAGATAAAGTACTGGACGTGACACTTCCTCAGAATTCTGTTTCTACTTATGTTATCCGGGCGAATGACGGAAGCGCTGTATGCGATGTGGAAAATTACAGTGAAATTGTAGAAGCAGATACCGCCACACCGGAGGTGGATTGGGTATCTGATGTGAACAAATTTACTTATGAAGGTTCCTGGGGAGAATCTGCGGAAGACTTCGGAAACGGAAAATATACAACAGAAGAAAACGGGGCAGTAACTTTTACCTTTGAAGGAAATCAGGCAATGATTTACGGCAGTAAAGCGCCGGAGGGAGCAATGGTAGATGTTTCCGTAGACAATGGAGCATGTCAGCAGCTTTCTTTAGAGGCAGAAGAGAAAACAGGAAATACGTTGCTTTATAATACAGGAAATCTGGGAGAAGGCACGCATACGCTAACCATTTCAAAATCAGAAGGACAGGGAGATAAGCTGGTAGAAATCAGCAGCGGAAGAATTGTTACAGGAGAATTAGAAGAGAGAATTGAAAGTGTGGAACCAATTTCAGCGCTCTATACAGTAGACGGTGTACAGCCCAAATTGCCTGACCGTGTTTATACGGTTACCAATATGGGAAATCGCATTGAAAAAGAGGTAGAATGGGATTTGGCAGGGGAAGACTTTACACACAGTACAACTCTGACAGGAAGCATAGAAGGCACTTCGGTAAGGGCATCTGTAAGGGTGCAGGTTGTGCCGGAAACAGTACAGTATTTTATAGACTGCAACAGCCCGGATTCTCCGGTTTATGAGGAAACAGAATCTTACGCAGATTTAAAAAACAAGGCGCCGGATCAGAAATATCAGGAGGGAAGCTGGGGCTACCTCGAAGAGTACGGAGCATATAACGGAGATAAAGAGGATAATTATGATACCGGCTGGTATGCAAAAGCAGGACAGAGTATTGAGTATAAGATTCCTCTGGAAGCAGGAAATTACAGAATTAATATGGGATTTAAAGAATGGTGGAATCAGGACAGACCTATGAAGGTATCTGTGACCATGGGAGAAACCACACAGGAGCTGGGAGCAGCAAACACCTGGAAGGACGGAAATCCATGGAGTGAGGAAACCTATGAGTTTACCTGTGATGCTGACGGGGAAGTGACGTTTACAGTTGCACCGGACAAAGGACCGGATCCGGTACTGTCCTATATAAGAGTGCAGAGGATTTTTGATACGCAGCAACTGAAGGAACAGCTGGCAAAGGTGGCAGATCTTGACAGAAGTCAATATGAAGAGAACGCCCTGGAGGCATTGGACACCCTGACAGATGCAGCAAGAGAGTTTCTCTATAAAGGAAGTACCAGCCAGGAGGATATTGATACAGCCTGCACAGAAATCGAGAAGGTGCTTCAGGAACTGGAAGGCGAAGATAATCCTTCTGATACAGCAGATTGTACCGGACTAAAACTGGCGGTGCAGATGGCAGAAAAGCTGGAACAGGAGCAGAAGGAAAATAATTGCTATACAGAGGAAAGCTGGAAAAGGGTAGAGGAAGCGCTGGACATTGCAAGAGCTTTGTTGGAAAACCAGGAAGCCGCACAGGAAGAAATAGATCAGGCATTTTTAGAACTGCTCACAGCATGTAATCTGCTGGAAGGCGAAGTGCAGCGTATAGGCCTGCAGGCAGCTGTTGAAGGTGCAAAGGCAATCCTTGCGGATACGGAAGCTTTATCACAGTACACAACGGAAAGTGTGGACGCGGTGAAGGCTGCTCTGACAGAAGCTGAAAAGGTGCTGCAAGAGGAGAGCGCAGACCAGGAAACCGTAAATGCGGCAACCAGAAGGCTGATGGACGCAGTCACTGCCCTTATGCTCAAAGGGGAAAACACAAGGCTGGATATCCTTATTCAGAAGGCAGAAGAATTGCTGAAGAATAAAGAGCAGTACACTTCTTCCAGTGTGAAAGAGTTGGAAAACGCCCTGGAGGCTGCAAAGAAAACTGCCCAAGATCAGCAGGCATCAGATGAGGCGATTAATCGGTCTTATCAGCGTCTGGCAGAGGCTATGGCAGGGCTTGTCAGAAAGGCAGAAAAGTCTGAGCTGAAAAATGCTTTGGATAAAGCGGAGGAAATTCTGAAAAATGCAGATTGCTATGTAGAAGACAGTATTGCCGGATTGCAGGAAGCAGTTGATATAGCCAAGGCCGTTTATGACAGAGAAGAATCCAGCACATCGGAAGTAGGGGAAGCAGTAAAAACATTGGTGGAAGAGATTCTAAAGGCGCGCCTTTTAGGTGATGTGGACGCAAATGGAGTTATAGACAGCTCAGATTCCGCAATGGTTCTCAAGGCAGCCGCAGAATATCAGGAGTTTACAGAAGAGGAAGAAAAAGCAGCTGATGTAAATCGTAACGGAACGTCAGACACCAGCGATGCAGCTAAAATTCTTCAATATGCGGCAGAGAAAATAGAAAAGTTCTGA
- a CDS encoding trimeric intracellular cation channel family protein, producing MDTFIFILEIIGTIAFASSGAMIAVEKKMDIFGVNILGATTAVGGGIMRDVILGVTPPTAFAKPVYILFAILTSTLLFAIVYTTPDILHSKIKNKIYDKIMLWCDTVGLGIFTVLGIQTASRLVTEDNPFFFIFIGVLTGVGGGVLRDIMAGETPYILVREIYASASIAGGIVYVVCRSSVGEASGMLLGLGVTVVIRALATHFHWNLLRIR from the coding sequence ATGGATACTTTTATTTTTATTCTGGAAATTATAGGGACCATTGCCTTTGCTTCTTCCGGCGCTATGATTGCCGTTGAAAAGAAAATGGATATTTTCGGAGTGAATATTCTGGGCGCCACCACTGCAGTGGGTGGCGGTATCATGCGTGATGTCATTTTGGGAGTTACTCCTCCCACAGCCTTTGCAAAACCGGTTTATATCCTGTTTGCAATCCTTACCTCTACTCTGCTCTTTGCCATTGTATACACCACCCCGGATATCCTGCACTCTAAAATCAAAAATAAAATTTATGACAAGATTATGCTCTGGTGCGATACCGTGGGACTTGGAATTTTCACTGTGCTGGGAATCCAGACTGCCTCCCGTCTGGTAACAGAGGACAATCCCTTTTTCTTTATTTTCATCGGGGTTTTAACAGGTGTAGGCGGCGGTGTACTCCGTGACATTATGGCAGGGGAAACACCTTATATTCTGGTGCGGGAAATCTATGCCAGCGCCTCTATTGCAGGGGGAATTGTCTATGTTGTATGCCGCAGCTCTGTAGGCGAAGCCTCCGGCATGCTTCTGGGGCTTGGTGTTACCGTGGTTATCCGCGCTCTTGCCACGCATTTTCACTGGAATCTTCTGCGGATTCGTTGA